In one window of Plasmodium cynomolgi strain B DNA, chromosome 13, whole genome shotgun sequence DNA:
- a CDS encoding hypothetical protein (putative): MNKYMSSSSTILNNKKNVENAIKTNLVAEKTIQGSKNTKNEEIYSEIKKNLLKLEKVFLDNVLLQVKKKTTAGTKNSIEKSAINELNKYKKNIELLKSKVSIEDNTDKIVKLENKLKENEEILQKLNNDKEGLENISKQQLKAIDEICLNETQLSIQTKYEEIRQLKEELMKLKNTYMENENILKKKQEQLVNIDSQLKKKIFAIKNAKSSSNSSSVNASSSNTSTVNNSKTISNYQIQTLKAQIDMINDNINADTQGYEEKISELEGNIKSSENDIEFLNSQIAEIKKNIENVNLEIKKMRKQKKEK, encoded by the exons ATGAATAAGTACATGAGTTCTAGCAGCACCATTTTGAATAACAAAAAGAATGTAGAAAACGCCATAAAAACGAATCTGGTGGCGGAAAAAACTATCCAAGGGagtaaaaatacaaaaaatgaagaaatttactccgaaataaaaaagaatttgttaaaattagAGAAGGTATTTCTAGACAATGTACTTTTAcaagtgaaaaagaaaaccacGGCTGGCACAAAAAACTCCATTGAAAAATCAGCCATAAACGAATTAAACAaatacaagaaaaatatcgaaTTGTTAAAGAGCAAAGTAAGCATAGAAGACAATACGGACAAAATAGTCAAGCTAGAAAACAAactaaaagaaaatgaagaaattttacaaaaattgaataatGATAAGGAGGGGCTAGAAAACATTTCCAAGCAGCAGCTAAAAGCGATAGATGAAATTTGCCTAAACGAAACGCAACTGTCCATACaaacaaaatatgaagaaatcaGACAATTAAAAGAAGAACtgatgaaattaaaaaatacctatatggaaaatgaaaacattttgaaaaaaaaacaagaacaGTTAGTCAACATAGATAGtcagttaaagaaaaaaatcttcgCCATTAAAAACGCGAAAAGTAGCAGCAACAGTAGCAGCGTCAATGCTAGCAGTAGCAATACCTCCACAGTGAATAACAGTAAAACTATCTCGAATTACCAAATACAAACGTTGAAAGCCCAAATAGACATGataaatgataatataaatgcCGACACCCAGGGctatgaggaaaaaatatccgAACTTGAGGGCAACATCAAATCGTCTGAGAATGACATTGAGTTTTTAAATTCGCAAATCGCAGAAATAAAGAAg AACATTGAGAATGTCAACttggagataaaaaaaatgagaaagcagaaaaaggaaaagtaa
- a CDS encoding tRNA-dihydrouridine synthase (putative), whose product MKEDESDEPVQKKEYEKTFWEQIGKPKYILAPMVDLSELAFRLLCRNYNCHLTFTPMLHAKNFVEHEKYRKSYFQSCEKDEPVIAQFCGNSSKILLNAIEYIKNEVNAVDLNLGCPQQIAKKGNYGAFLLHKHDEVVNLVSDITNNCSIPITCKIRKIDQDYQKTLNLCYDLQSRNVKMITVHGRTKEEKGVNIKQCDYEIIKIIKERLNIPIIANGSIEHFEDIQKCLNYTKADAVMCAEILLEKPYFFSNQNVHTVDVVNEYYDLFLQYESNTKYLKGHLFKMLYKYFQVHTDLRDLLNNCHSLDDYFVFYFLIYDLALLQLWHTNSALFFFLSFLKR is encoded by the exons atgaaagaagacGAATCAGACGAACCTGTACAGAAAAAAGAGtatgaaaaaacattttgggAACAAATTGGAAAGCCAAAGTACATTTTAGCGCCCATGGTTGATTTAAGCGAATTAGCATTTCGATTGCTATGCAGAAATTATAACTGTCACTTGACTTTTACTCCCATGctacatgcaaaaaattttgtggagCATGAAAAATATCGGAAAAGTTATTTTCAAAGTTGCGAAAAAGATGAACCTGTAATTGCGCAGTTTTGTGGGAACAGTTcgaaaattcttttaaacGCAATTGAGTATATTAAGAACGAGGTGAACGCTGTTGATCTGAATTTAGGGTGTCCGCAGCAAAttgccaaaaaggggaattatGGAGCCTTCTTACTACATAAGCACGACGAAGTGGTGAACTTAGTGTCAGACATAACGAATAATTGCAGCATCCCAATTACTtgtaaaattagaaaaattgaCCAAGATTATCAAAAAACGTTAAACCTGTGTTATGATTTACAAAGTCGTAATGTGAAAATGATTACTGTTCATGGAAGgacaaaggaggaaaaaggcGTAAATATCAAACAGTGTGATtatgaaattattaaaataatcaaGGAAAGACTAAACATCCCAATAATAGCTAATGGATCCATCGAACATTTTGAAGATATACAAAAATGCCTAAATTATACCAAGGCCGACGCAGTTATGTGTGCAGAAATTTTACTTGAAAaaccttattttttttcaaaccaaaATGTCCACACAGTGGATGTCGTGAATGAGTATTACGATTTGTTTTTACAATATGAGTCTAacacaaaatatttaaaaggacatttgtttaaaatgttatataaatattttcaagtGCACACTGATTTGAGAGACTTACTGAATAATTGCCACTCGCTGGATGACTAT tttgttttttatttccttattTATGATTTAGCCCTTTTACAACTTTGGCATACCAATTcggctctttttttttttttgtcgtttttGAAAAGATGA